aaattaatcatatttaataattgtctatgaaacataaaattcttttgattatatgatcTTGAATCATCTATGAagatttttctttgcttttagcTTAGCATGAAAGattcaaaatcatataaaataaaataaaataaaatttaaaggtaattattaaatataaatgatttgagtttaatttaaaaacataaaataaaatcttaaaatttagaaagagattgaattaattaaataaataaaattttaatattataataatagataaaaagaatataatttgaCTTGTATAATCGGTCTCCATTCGAGATTTAAATAATCGAGTGACTAAAACGAAAATGTCTATCAAGATGATGAAGAGGGTAGTTTATAAAAAAGAATCGCTTTAGGGGTGACTCAATTGTAAGCGGGAGAAAGGCCCAGAGTGCTTCTTTTAGGCAGCATTGCAATTTGCAATGCTCTGTATAAAAGTGGAACAGAGAAGGCCCAATAGCTCAAACATTTGAGCccgtaaaatataaaatatattataactattAACAGAAGAAAATCACTCGCATAACAAATACACTATTCTCCGTCAAGCCTTTCCTTTTCCTCCCGCCTCCCCCGATGTTTTAGCTTGTTAgggttttgtttcattttacaAAGAAAACAGGAAATCAAAGCATTCAGTGTTCGAATCCGTCTTTCTTGCACCGAACTGTTACAGATTTATTGGCAAGGTTTAACGAAGTTTCGAATTTATGTTCTATAATGTGTCCAACCTAGAACGATTTATACAAGCTCAGCTTATTATATTCGacgtttttttatttatcaagttGTTTGCTAAAATGCAAGCctgaaatgaaatgtttgaaattatgCAGGTCAAGCAACCTAAAAGCTTATCTCAAGCGATGGGAGAAGTGGTAATTATTCATTTCCTGCAGTTTATTTTCCTCTCTTCGTTTATTAGTATATTTCAGTTGCGTATTATAGTTATAAACTCTTAATTTTAGGCATTATCTCACTGTCTAATTGGTATAGAATTTCATGCAAGAGGAAGATATTCGATTGGAGACTACGCGAGCAAGATGTAACTAGcatctctttccttttttcctcTGAAGAATTCTGCATGTACATATAAGATTTCTGTTTCTGaagaaattgaattttgttttgcCCTTTTTTTTCAGTTGCAAATGTTGTCAAAAGGCATGCCCAACTTACAGAGCGTCTCTCCaggtataaatataataatctcTATCCTAATTCTGAAggcgttttttttttttaatacttgTACGTGTAAGTTACCTGAAAATGATGGCTGTAATGGCTTATATCTACTTGCATAGGATTAGCTGATTTCTTGTTTAGAGTAGAAAGCTGATGAATGCGctcttgttctttttctttgaggATTAATGCTCTAGGTGTTGGTGATTTGGCAGGGATTCTGATAAGATGATATTTGAGCGTCTACAAAAAGAGTTTGAAGCTGCAAGAGCTTCTCAAAGTCAAGGTAAATATTTGTGCATTTTCAGCATCgagtagtttttttttgtaactGTGTTTTGTAGCAATATTATCAGCTTTATAATGCTTTAtctatatgtttaaaatctCTTTTGGTGCAACGCTTTATCTAATATAAAGCAAAAGTTACATGATTCAAGCATTTTTAACTCTGACAAGAAATTGCCATTTCATTTTTGTTCCCTTTTGATCATCAGAGATTAACTTAGATGGTGAACAGTGGAATGATGGGTTATTAGCTACAGTAAGAGAGCAGGTATGTCTTTGTTTTCCTGAATGCTTTGAAGTAATTATTTTAGGCTCTACTTTACTGTTAAAGTTGGAATTTGATGAATGTGGCAGTTGTCTGATGTTGAACAATTCTTCCTGCTTTAATTTTCCGTTCTGTTAATGATAGTTTCTCTACTCTCCTTTTGATAAAAGTTGTCTAGAATTAGATGCTGATTTATCTGGGTTTATTATCAGGTTCATATGGAGGCTGACAGAAAGACAACATCTGGGGATGCAAATGACATGCCGACATCTCATTTCCAAGAAAAGGTTACCTACAGAGTCGGAAATAAGGTAATAAAATGTCTAAAATACATTTTGGAATGTTCATTATCTACAATTTTATGGGGAAAATGGGGCAGCTTTCTAACAGTTTCTTGGAcagggtttaaaattttgagggaagTGCTTTTAATAGTCATAACATTGTAAGATGTAGgagttaaaaaaagaaaaagaatttcttTTGTTATAGTTAGGCAAGTCTGCTTCAGAAAGAGTATATGTAACTAGTaataagttttgtttttaaatgatcAATATTGCAGCAACTGTTTATGTATGTGCTTTGTTATTGTTGTATCTGTGAAATCATTTCTCGGGAGCTCAAACTTATAAGTGAACAGGTGATTTGTTGTTTGGAAGGGACAAGAATTGGCATATTATATGAAACGTCCTTTGCAGGTACTACTGAagaagtttttattatttgattgcATGTAAAAAGTTATTACTTCATGCTAAGGCATATCGTGGATGGTGTATTtaactattttgatttaaagatgTTTATGTAATGGCAGGGGAACCTTGTGAGCTGTATCATTGTGTGCTTGAGAGCAAGTCATTTCTTGAAAAGATGACCGTCCTTGAACATACAATTCCTTTCTTTCTGCCAATACGAGAAGTAGAAAATGATCTTCTTTCTTCTAATGCCATGGTAAGTTGGTTGCATATCTGGTTTTTACTTGATAAGATAATGGTATTAGATCAGTTCttagttaatatttttctttatctaTCTACTTTCAGAGATTTATAGATCATATTGGAGAATTATTGCAGGCTTATGTGGACAGACGGGAACAGGTAATATTAATGCTGTCATGTTTCTTATATgaaatattacttttttatcTTCCCAAATGAGAAGTTCTCTTGTTAGACCATATTTTGTTTCTTGAAGCACTTGTTTGCTCCACCATTGCAGGTTCGGCTCGTTAAGGAGTTGTATGGAAATCAAATAGGAGAGCTGTATCATAGTCTTCCGTACCACATGATTGAATTTGTACTGGAAGATTCTGATTGGTTGGTCCACTTTGCATTCTGGAGATATCTATACTTTCTGCATATTTTCATAGTGATATGTTGGTTTTTGAACACTATTTTAAGTTTGTGGTTTCCTGTAGATAGATGATGCTTCAGTCTTAATTTTCAACTATTATGTTTGTATTTAATGCAGCAAGGTGACAGTAAGCCTTAGATATCCAGACCTTGTTTCTGTACTTCCAACACGAGTAAAAGTTCTAGCATGGCCAATGCATCAATATAAGAAGAGCCATACGAGCTCAGCTGGAGCAATGGGTTCCCAACCTATTCCAGCTCGTTTGTCTTATGCAGAGGATGCCTTGAGAACCATGAGCTTACCAGAAGGTATcacttttgctttttttttctgctTTGTGATGAGTGGATAACTAATGtgatttcattttctttgagtttttccacTCACACCTGGTTTGCTTGCTTGGTTGTATCATCAGCATATGCGGAGATTGTGTTGAATTTACAACAAGCCCTGCAGCAAATGTTTCAGGGGGGAAGCCCTTGTTAGCACTTCACTTCAGTTCATTTCGTTTTCAGTATTGTGTGTACAAAAGTTGTATGGTTTGTATAGGATGATGACATATACTTGTGAATCATTGGCTACTATTGGTTTTCCATAATTCAGTTAGTAGTACTGAGGAATAACATTCCTCGACTTTTTAAACATTAAGGCATTGTGCTTTTTTTCGACTTTCTATATTGCCCACGATTTTGCTTTTGCAATTTGTTCAATGAAAATGTCTTCTCGAAacagaaagaaaggaaaataaaaatgaagaaaagtgTGGACTTGGGAGGAAGAAGCGGGTAAGCAGGCGGCTATTATGAAAGCTGGTGTTATTATTATgctgttaaaaaagaaaaaagaggaatTCCCTCAGTTGcataaagaaaagagagaataacAACGGAACATAATAATGGTTCCAACATttaggaaaaaggaaaatgaccCTAAATCCCGACTATCTACTACTACCGCTCctatgttaattaaaataatattatcttcGATCTCCTTTGCTcctcataataataaataaatactataaactTCTAAACTGTATAGTGCTGCTGAATCGTATCGATATCAAGTCCCTTCAGCTTAACAACTGATTCAACATGCCCCTTCAGTGTATTCAGCTCCCTCAGCCTACACATATGccattaaataaatatcatttcctactcatgaaaaggaaaagaaatgcgGTAATGATAAAGAAATGCATGCGATCACTCACCTCGCAACCTCAGCCCTGCGCTTCGCCTGCTCTGCAATCTCTGAAAGTTCTCTGTAACTACTCTTTTCATTGAACAGATTTGAGGTTTCAGGTGGTTGAAGACCATGCAG
This sequence is a window from Gossypium raimondii isolate GPD5lz chromosome 5, ASM2569854v1, whole genome shotgun sequence. Protein-coding genes within it:
- the LOC105769117 gene encoding uncharacterized protein LOC105769117 isoform X1 — translated: MGEVNFMQEEDIRLETTRARFANVVKRHAQLTERLSRDSDKMIFERLQKEFEAARASQSQEINLDGEQWNDGLLATVREQVHMEADRKTTSGDANDMPTSHFQEKVTYRVGNKVICCLEGTRIGILYETSFADVYVMAGEPCELYHCVLESKSFLEKMTVLEHTIPFFLPIREVENDLLSSNAMRFIDHIGELLQAYVDRREQVRLVKELYGNQIGELYHSLPYHMIEFVLEDSDCKVTVSLRYPDLVSVLPTRVKVLAWPMHQYKKSHTSSAGAMGSQPIPARLSYAEDALRTMSLPEAYAEIVLNLQQALQQMFQGGSPC
- the LOC105769117 gene encoding uncharacterized protein LOC105769117 isoform X2 gives rise to the protein MGEVNFMQEEDIRLETTRARFANVVKRHAQLTERLSRDSDKMIFERLQKEFEAARASQSQEINLDGEQWNDGLLATVREQVHMEADRKTTSGDANDMPTSHFQEKVTYRVGNKVICCLEGTRIGILYETSFAGEPCELYHCVLESKSFLEKMTVLEHTIPFFLPIREVENDLLSSNAMRFIDHIGELLQAYVDRREQVRLVKELYGNQIGELYHSLPYHMIEFVLEDSDCKVTVSLRYPDLVSVLPTRVKVLAWPMHQYKKSHTSSAGAMGSQPIPARLSYAEDALRTMSLPEAYAEIVLNLQQALQQMFQGGSPC
- the LOC105769117 gene encoding uncharacterized protein LOC105769117 isoform X3, with the protein product MQEEDIRLETTRARFANVVKRHAQLTERLSRDSDKMIFERLQKEFEAARASQSQEINLDGEQWNDGLLATVREQVHMEADRKTTSGDANDMPTSHFQEKVTYRVGNKVICCLEGTRIGILYETSFADVYVMAGEPCELYHCVLESKSFLEKMTVLEHTIPFFLPIREVENDLLSSNAMRFIDHIGELLQAYVDRREQVRLVKELYGNQIGELYHSLPYHMIEFVLEDSDCKVTVSLRYPDLVSVLPTRVKVLAWPMHQYKKSHTSSAGAMGSQPIPARLSYAEDALRTMSLPEAYAEIVLNLQQALQQMFQGGSPC